The DNA segment GGAGGCGATCGCCGATCTTGAAGGCGGCGACGGAGCGTGGCTTTATCCGACCGGCGTGGCCGCGATTTCCGCCACTCTGATGGCGCTGTTGCGCCCCGGCGATCATCTTTTGTTGGTCGATACGATCTTTGGCGCGACGAAAACCCTCTGCGACGAGATCTTGTCAGAATTTGGCGTAAGCTATGATCTCTTTCCCTCCGGCACCAGGGATGTCACACCTTATATCCAAGACAACACCCGTCTCGTTTTCGTCGAATCCCCCGGATCGCAAACCTATGAAATCATGGACTTGCCCGCGCTGTGCGACACAGCCCATGCCGCCGGTCTCGTCGTTGTTGCGGACAACACCTATGGCTCCGGCTGGCTGTATCGCCCGCTGGAACTGGGGTGCGATGTGTCGATCATTGCTGGCACAAAATATCTAGGCGGACATGCCGATGTGATGATGGGCGCGGTCAGCGCGCGAGGCGATGCCGCCGCAAAACTGCGCAAAGCCAGCCACCTCACCGGGCAAATTCTCGCCCCTGATGACGCCTATGCCACGCTGCGCGGCATGCGTACGTTGCCTTTGCGACTGGACCGACATGACCACAATGCACGCGCGCTTGCGGGCTGGTTCTCCCACCGTCCTGAGGTGTTGCGTGTTTTGCATCCCAGCTTGCCTGATCATCCGGGGCACGACATCTGGGCACGCGATGCCTGCGGGTCCAATGGGTTGCTGAGCGTGGTCTTTGCGCCGGGGATCGACACCGACGCCCTGCTCAACACCTTGACTTTGTTTAGTATCGGCAGCAGTTGGGGCGGGTTTGAAAGCCTCGCCATGCCAATCGCGCCGGAGCGCAAC comes from the Celeribacter baekdonensis genome and includes:
- the metC gene encoding cystathionine beta-lyase, yielding MKRETKLCHYGQTARPTPANPPVVRASTILHDTVESYRATKKARDTDDSVLSYGRRGTTTAHVLMEAIADLEGGDGAWLYPTGVAAISATLMALLRPGDHLLLVDTIFGATKTLCDEILSEFGVSYDLFPSGTRDVTPYIQDNTRLVFVESPGSQTYEIMDLPALCDTAHAAGLVVVADNTYGSGWLYRPLELGCDVSIIAGTKYLGGHADVMMGAVSARGDAAAKLRKASHLTGQILAPDDAYATLRGMRTLPLRLDRHDHNARALAGWFSHRPEVLRVLHPSLPDHPGHDIWARDACGSNGLLSVVFAPGIDTDALLNTLTLFSIGSSWGGFESLAMPIAPERNRASLAGLPHEAQIVRFHAGLEHVDDLIADLDMALTMALTATTAKG